The Fragaria vesca subsp. vesca linkage group LG2, FraVesHawaii_1.0, whole genome shotgun sequence genome includes a window with the following:
- the LOC101297501 gene encoding uncharacterized protein LOC101297501, which produces MSGDDDDRKRSSQWPRTPERPYQNKEEDMKLWGIFIFGFIGATATTLAVFQLRRTVDWVYSQLFRSQSTWRGGSGGTHRTSFQEEAWRRYNRRLQEEYEEELERVERIRRMQSVFNRERNKHKRSYESWRENGQGQYHQHFQRDDWYWKTEASFKDRRSNYRETPREHSNYLLSQHYSILGLDRFRKAPYTDAEIKTAFRTKAKEFHPDQNQDNKEAAEAKFKEVMVSYEAIKKERGNP; this is translated from the exons ATGAGCGGCGACGACGATGACCGGAAACGGAGCAGCCAATGGCCGCGGACGCCGGAGAGGCCTTATCAGAACAAAGAGGAAGACATGAAGCTCTGGGGGATTTTCATCTTCGGCTTCATTGGCGCCACCGCAACTACTTTGGCG GTTTTTCAGCTACGTAGGACTGTTGATTGGGTCTATTCTCAG TTGTTCAGATCACAATCAACATGGAGAGGAGGGAGTGGTGGTACGCATCGGACGTCTTTCCAGGAGGAAGCGTGGAGAAGATATAATCGGCGCTTGCAAGAGGAGTATGAAGAAGAATTGGAGAGAGTG GAACGTATAAGGCGTATGCAGAGTGTGTTCAATAGAGAGAGGAACAAACACAAAAGGAGCTACGAGAGCTGGAGGGAAAATGGCCAGGGTCAATATCATCAACATTTCCAAAGAGATGATTGGTATTGGAAGACTGAGGCATCCTTCAAAGACAGAAGGAGTAACTACAGAGAAACTCCTAGAGAACATAGCAACTATTTGTTATCGCAGCACTACTCAATTTTAGGCCTTGACAG GTTTAGAAAAGCACCTTACACAGATGCTGAGATTAAG ACAGCATTTAGGACCAAGGCAAAGGAATTTCACCCGGATCAAAACCAAGATAATAAAG AGGCTGCTGAAGCGAAGTTCAAAGAAGTGATGGTCTCATATGAGGCCATAAAGAAAGAGAGGGGAAACCCATGA
- the LOC101297207 gene encoding squalene monooxygenase-like, whose translation MVVDQYLLAWIFASVIALIAMYGTVATRRRNNNRRASLEEEERSRGCLMVSDAECRSADGDVDVIIVGAGVAGSALAHTLGKDGRQVRVIERDLTEPDRIVGELLQPGGYLKLIELGLEDCVEEIDAQRVFGYALFKDGKNTRLSYPLEKFHSDVSGRSFHNGRFIQRMRDKAATLPNVQLEQGTVTSLLEEKGTIKGVQYKTKTGQEMTAYAPLTIVCDGCFSNLRRSLCDPKVDVPSCFVGLILENCDLPHANHGHVILADPSPILFYQISSTEVRCLVDVPGQKVPSISNGEMAKYLKTVVAPQIPPQIYDAFVAAVDKGNIRTMPNRSMPAAPYPTPGALLMGDAFNMRHPLTGGGMTVALSDIVVLRDLLRPLCTLNDAPTLSKYLESFYTLRKPVASTINTLAGALYKVFSSSPDQARKEMRQACFDYLSLGGVFSMGPVSLLSGLNPRPLSLVTHFFAVAVYGVGRLLLPFPSPKRLWIGARLISSASGIIFPIIKAEGVRQMFFPATVPAYYRTPVSSEKMRKKDDGRIADDM comes from the exons ATGGTGGTGGATCAGTACCTGTTGGCCTGGATCTTCGCCTCCGTCATAGCTCTCATAGCGATGTACGGCACGGTGGCGACGAGGCGGAGAAATAACAACCGCCGAGCTTCGCTGGAGGAGGAGGAGAGAAGCCGCGGCTGCCTCATGGTCTCAGACGCGGAATGCAGATCGGCTGACGGCGACGTTGACGTCATCATCGTCGGCGCCGGTGTTGCCGGCTCTGCTCTGGCTCACACTCTCGGAAAG GATGGACGTCAAGTGCGTGTGATTGAACGAGATTTGACAGAGCCAGACCGTATTGTTGGTGAACTGTTACAACCTGGAGGCTACCTCAAATTAATTGAGCTGGGACTTGAAG ATTGTGTGGAGGAAATTGATGCTCAGCGAGTGTTTGGTTATGCTCTATTCAAGGACGGGAAAAATACTCGGCTCTCTTACCCCTTGGAGAAATTTCACTCAGATGTGTCTGGGAGGAGCTTCCATAATGGCCGTTTCATACAGAGGATGCGAGATAAGGCGGCAACTCTTCCCAA TGTGCAATTGGAGCAAGGAACAGTTACTTCTCTGCTTGAAGAAAAGGGAACAATTAAAGGTGTGCAATACAAGACTAAAACAGGTCAAGAGATGACAGCATATGCACCTCTTACCATTGTTTGTGATGGCTGTTTCTCTAACTTGAGGCGCTCTCTTTGCGATCCTAAG GTGGATGTGCCTTCTTGTTTTGTTGGTCTGATTCTGGAGAACTGTGATCTTCCACATGCAAATCACGGGCATGTTATCTTAGCAGACCCTTCCCCTATCTTGTTCTATCAGATCAGTAGTACAGAGGTTCGCTGTCTGGTTGATGTACCTGGACAAAAGGTTCCTTCCATTTCAAATGGTGAAATGGCCAAGTATTTGAAGACCGTGGTGGCTCCTCAG ATTCCCCCTCAAATTTATGATGCCTTTGTAGCTGCAGTTGATAAAGGTAACATCAGGACAATGCCAAACAGAAGCATGCCTGCCGCTCCCTATCCTACTCCTGGAGCTTTATTGATGGGGGATGCATTCAACATGCGCCACCCTCTAACTGGGGGAGGAATGACTGTGGCATTGTCTGATATTGTTGTGCTCCGGGATCTTCTCAGGCCTTTGTGCACCCTAAATGATGCACCTACTCTATCCAAATATCTTGAATCCTTTTACACACTGCGGAAG CCAGTGGCATCCACCATAAATACATTGGCAGGGGCCCTTTATAAGGTCTTTTCATCTTCTCCTGATCAAGCAAGGAAGGAAATGCGCCAGGCTTGCTTTGATTATCTGAGTCTCGGAGGTGTATTCTCTATGGGACCAGTCTCTCTACTCTCAGGACTAAACCCTCGCCCCTTGAGTTTGGTTACCCATTTCTTTGCTGTCGCAGTATATGGTGTTGGTCGACTTTTGCTGCCATTCCCATCACCTAAACGCCTTTGGATTGGTGCCAGACTAATCTCT AGTGCCTCGGGAATCATTTTCCCCATAATTAAGGCAGAAGGGGTTAGGCAAATGTTTTTTCCTGCAACAGTTCCAGCGTATTACAGAACCCCCGTCTCAAGTGAAAAGATGAGAAAGAAGGATGATGGCAGAATTGCAGATGATATGTAA